A part of candidate division WOR-3 bacterium genomic DNA contains:
- a CDS encoding glycosyltransferase family 2 protein gives MKLSIVIVTWNSASDIETCIDSISFTQKFEVVVVDNASADSTREKLAQYRHLKVIANDRNLGYARANNQGIHSSSGEYVLLLNPDTKIELGALDVLTDWLDTHPQAGAAAPRLLNFDGTTQLSIRSFPTPVLVLWDLIGLARLFPRSRSFGRWRLAYFDYDKPAQVEQPMASCLMLRRTVLDQLGGLDERFPVFCNDVDLSKRMADSGWQTWYVPAARVFHRRGASTSQVRPKMIWESHRSLFRYLAKHDRSGFFWLKAIVLLPLLELVALVRVLWYRLTARNK, from the coding sequence ATGAAGCTGTCGATCGTCATCGTTACCTGGAACAGCGCGAGTGACATCGAGACCTGCATTGATTCCATCAGCTTCACTCAGAAGTTCGAGGTCGTTGTTGTTGACAACGCATCCGCTGATTCCACCCGTGAAAAGCTCGCCCAGTACCGCCACCTCAAAGTCATTGCCAATGACCGCAATCTTGGCTATGCCCGGGCCAACAACCAGGGGATCCACAGCTCAAGCGGCGAATACGTTCTGCTGCTCAATCCCGACACAAAAATCGAACTCGGCGCACTTGACGTGCTGACCGACTGGCTCGATACTCACCCGCAGGCCGGTGCGGCTGCTCCCCGACTGCTGAACTTCGATGGCACGACCCAGCTTTCGATCCGCTCCTTTCCAACTCCGGTCTTGGTACTCTGGGACTTGATCGGCCTTGCCCGGTTGTTCCCCCGCAGCCGTTCTTTCGGCCGGTGGCGTCTGGCGTATTTCGACTATGACAAACCTGCCCAGGTCGAGCAGCCAATGGCTTCGTGTCTGATGCTGCGGCGCACAGTCCTGGACCAGCTTGGCGGCCTGGATGAACGCTTTCCCGTGTTCTGTAACGACGTTGACCTGTCAAAGCGAATGGCCGATTCCGGGTGGCAGACCTGGTACGTTCCTGCCGCGCGAGTATTTCACCGGCGGGGAGCCAGTACCAGTCAGGTCAGACCGAAGATGATCTGGGAATCACACCGCTCACTGTTTCGCTATCTGGCCAAGCATGACCGGTCCGGCTTTTTCTGGCTCAAGGCGATTGTGCTGCTGCCCCTGCTGGAGCTGGTTGCGCTCGTACGCGTGCTCTGGTACCGGCTGACAGCACGTAATAAATGA
- a CDS encoding glycosyltransferase — protein sequence MVARRVLVVSYYTPPLGLSGVMRVTKLVKFLPDFGWRPLILTVKPAAYYYYDPALLSDLRGSKVFRTESFDPARLLNRLRPVRSRLNPMLSRSLGRGPRLLNYLLFPDSKAGWFPFASVAGRHIIDRERPAAIFATGPPFTALLVGVRLKAHGHLPLVADFRDPWPTGFVLPPQPQRTLLRRVRGYIVRHADAILAVNYGTARELGPKAEVLDNGFDPDEFDVEPARLDGFSIVHVGNLWQNQQELLAVCQAIRDVPDAQLYLAGRVDRETRRRLGQEKQVRLLGTVAHDQACRLMKGANVLLYIGKPGQPVGIKLYEYLGARRPILVFGPDTTEAAAIVEQCEAGVACAGQESLGQALMKLRSEATRFTSANRDRYDRRVQAGKLAALMERLVTSGT from the coding sequence ATGGTAGCGCGTCGCGTCCTGGTTGTCTCGTACTACACCCCGCCGCTAGGTCTGTCTGGAGTGATGCGGGTGACCAAGCTTGTGAAGTTTCTGCCCGATTTCGGGTGGCGGCCGCTGATCCTCACGGTCAAGCCGGCGGCCTACTACTACTATGACCCGGCCCTACTTTCCGACCTTCGGGGCTCAAAGGTGTTTCGCACAGAGAGCTTTGACCCGGCCCGGTTACTCAACCGGCTTCGGCCGGTCAGGTCAAGGCTGAACCCAATGCTGAGCAGGAGTCTGGGGCGTGGTCCGAGACTGCTCAACTACTTGCTGTTTCCGGATTCCAAGGCTGGGTGGTTTCCCTTTGCTTCGGTTGCCGGCCGGCATATCATTGACCGGGAAAGGCCGGCTGCGATATTTGCGACTGGACCGCCCTTCACCGCTCTTCTTGTTGGAGTCAGGCTGAAGGCGCACGGCCATTTGCCGCTGGTAGCCGACTTCCGTGACCCCTGGCCGACCGGCTTTGTCCTGCCGCCTCAGCCGCAGCGTACACTCCTGCGGCGAGTGCGAGGATACATCGTCAGGCACGCAGATGCGATTCTGGCGGTGAATTACGGCACGGCCCGTGAGCTCGGGCCCAAGGCCGAGGTGCTTGACAATGGCTTTGACCCGGACGAGTTCGATGTTGAGCCGGCAAGACTGGACGGGTTCAGTATCGTTCACGTCGGAAACCTATGGCAGAATCAGCAGGAGCTTCTTGCGGTCTGTCAAGCGATAAGAGATGTTCCAGATGCGCAGCTCTATTTAGCTGGCCGGGTTGACCGCGAGACACGGCGACGGCTTGGGCAGGAAAAGCAAGTTCGTTTGCTCGGCACGGTGGCGCACGACCAGGCTTGCCGACTGATGAAAGGAGCAAACGTGCTGCTCTATATCGGCAAGCCTGGACAGCCGGTCGGCATAAAGCTCTATGAGTACCTGGGTGCACGTCGGCCGATACTTGTTTTCGGCCCGGATACAACTGAAGCGGCGGCAATCGTCGAGCAGTGCGAGGCAGGCGTGGCGTGTGCCGGCCAGGAATCACTCGGCCAGGCTCTCATGAAGCTCCGATCCGAGGCAACCAGGTTCACGAGCGCCAACCGGGATCGATATGACCGCCGAGTTCAGGCTGGAAAGCTCGCGGCTCTGATGGAGCGACTGGTCACGTCGGGTACGTAG
- a CDS encoding DEAD/DEAH box helicase has product MTTETEVRRLLKRTWFPFFGRFGRLTEVQVRSIPLIIRGRNVVVISPSASGKTEAVTAPVIERLLQVAGCYRSCVSSVSVLYVSPTRALVNDLHRRLCEPMEYLGLDLARKTGDHPEISESRLPFMLLTTPESLDSLLCRHTSVFAGLAAVILDELHLLDNTPRGDQLRVLLERLRLINSRAWRWESGVFSSTSKSLPGSALAKDSEVISDSREPMPGLQCCALSATIDDTNIGQRYFPDPVVVQVDACREIENVLLPMREGWHERTVAELRSRGLRKVLCFFNSRSWAESSAGLLAIPPFANRVWVHHASLTRKVREEVEARMNQERIGILCCTSTLELGIDIGDIDAVVLVRPPFNVSSLLQRVGRGNRRKGTLFMLGTYADAWERFLFQTFLECCRLGRLCEKRYTPALSVIPQQVASYLLQRRRVGTTLPALRRVLSSVFGTGGAVEQTFHHLCEQGVVVEQRSGIYYLGPKLERQVEYGKIHSNIQDKSFGKYEVCDAETNRHLGTVFYVFRTFMLGGRAWEVVEFREKESRVMVRPFQDVGATTKVFEGTGTAGYGYRLAQVLKSRLFPDLAADEFPWFDEGRQRFLVHLLGPLHGFLLSEAFVLEGRQVADLDGKLFSFPATKTGLSRFPIPEMSSIRQVVRKNITRLQDNLGSGAFFRLLPAELQVEDHLLALDVAGLIDFLGSVKPVELAADEVRRQMKAQLETGDEAPADD; this is encoded by the coding sequence TTGACGACTGAGACCGAAGTCCGGCGCCTTCTAAAGAGGACCTGGTTTCCGTTCTTTGGCCGGTTCGGCCGGCTGACCGAGGTCCAGGTACGTTCGATTCCGCTCATCATCCGGGGCCGGAACGTCGTAGTGATATCACCTTCAGCTTCGGGTAAGACTGAGGCAGTAACCGCGCCAGTCATCGAGCGCCTGCTGCAGGTTGCCGGATGCTACCGCTCTTGCGTCAGTTCAGTCTCGGTGTTGTACGTCTCACCAACCAGGGCGCTGGTCAATGACCTGCACCGTCGACTCTGTGAACCGATGGAGTATCTCGGCCTGGACCTGGCACGCAAGACTGGAGACCATCCGGAGATTTCCGAGTCGCGGCTTCCGTTCATGCTGTTGACAACACCTGAGTCACTTGATTCCCTTCTGTGCCGACATACGTCCGTCTTCGCCGGCCTGGCCGCGGTTATTTTGGACGAGCTGCATCTTCTGGATAACACGCCACGCGGAGACCAGCTTCGCGTGCTGCTTGAGCGGTTGAGGCTAATAAACTCTCGCGCCTGGCGTTGGGAGTCAGGGGTTTTCTCCTCGACCTCCAAATCGCTGCCGGGTTCGGCATTGGCCAAAGATTCCGAGGTAATATCGGATTCTAGGGAACCAATGCCCGGTCTTCAGTGCTGTGCTCTTTCGGCGACGATCGACGATACCAACATCGGCCAGCGCTATTTCCCGGACCCGGTTGTGGTTCAGGTTGACGCCTGCCGGGAAATCGAGAACGTACTTTTGCCGATGCGCGAGGGCTGGCACGAGCGAACCGTGGCTGAGCTACGGTCCCGTGGTCTGCGCAAGGTACTATGCTTTTTCAACTCGCGGTCCTGGGCCGAATCTTCGGCCGGACTTTTGGCCATCCCGCCGTTTGCCAATCGGGTCTGGGTTCACCACGCGAGTCTGACCCGTAAAGTTAGGGAAGAGGTCGAGGCGCGCATGAATCAGGAGAGGATAGGTATTCTGTGCTGTACCTCTACCTTGGAGCTCGGGATTGACATCGGCGATATTGATGCTGTAGTTCTTGTCCGGCCGCCCTTCAACGTGTCGTCGCTTCTGCAACGGGTGGGAAGGGGCAATCGGCGCAAAGGCACGCTTTTCATGTTGGGCACCTACGCCGATGCCTGGGAGCGTTTTCTGTTTCAGACCTTCCTTGAGTGCTGCCGGCTAGGAAGGCTGTGCGAGAAACGCTATACGCCTGCGCTCTCGGTTATTCCGCAGCAGGTCGCATCATATCTTTTGCAGCGGCGTCGAGTCGGCACAACACTACCGGCGCTACGTCGAGTGCTGAGCTCGGTTTTCGGCACCGGCGGCGCAGTCGAGCAGACGTTTCATCACTTGTGCGAGCAGGGCGTGGTCGTGGAGCAGCGGTCGGGTATCTACTACCTGGGGCCGAAGCTCGAGCGGCAGGTTGAATACGGCAAGATTCACTCCAACATTCAGGACAAGTCTTTCGGCAAATACGAGGTGTGCGATGCTGAGACCAACCGGCATCTTGGTACGGTGTTCTACGTTTTCCGGACGTTTATGCTTGGTGGTCGGGCGTGGGAGGTCGTTGAGTTCCGAGAAAAGGAGAGCCGGGTCATGGTCCGGCCATTTCAGGATGTCGGCGCGACGACCAAGGTGTTCGAAGGTACCGGTACGGCCGGATACGGGTACCGGCTGGCGCAAGTCCTGAAGAGCCGGCTCTTCCCCGACTTGGCGGCAGACGAGTTCCCATGGTTTGACGAAGGCCGGCAACGTTTCTTGGTGCACCTGCTTGGCCCGTTGCACGGATTCCTCCTGAGCGAGGCATTTGTGCTAGAGGGAAGACAGGTTGCAGATCTGGACGGGAAGCTGTTTTCCTTCCCGGCCACAAAAACCGGTCTCTCGCGCTTTCCGATCCCGGAGATGTCCTCAATCAGACAGGTCGTGCGCAAGAACATCACTCGACTTCAGGATAACCTTGGGTCAGGTGCGTTCTTCAGGCTGCTGCCGGCTGAACTACAGGTGGAGGACCACCTCCTGGCGCTTGACGTGGCCGGACTTATTGATTTCCTCGGGTCGGTGAAACCGGTCGAGCTTGCGGCAGACGAGGTCCGCAGACAGATGAAGGCACAGCTTGAGACCGGTGATGAGGCGCCAGCAGATGACTGA
- a CDS encoding BREX system ATP-binding domain-containing protein has protein sequence MKSTRGERPETREPGVGSAVESPEPALSGRSARLVSHPVFGEGEVLDARWRGTELLVKFTSGLKLWLPTRRVRLVAKFDDDLLKFGTSRFRSIDRIQACRMIEAFRLGIVPHQDVEAFTFGRDREMGVIDAALLQLGRGQGEAYLVEGDYGTGKTHLLEYIHHRALKAGMVTSLCQFDPHEVSPHRPKRVYREIVHNLRYIQGGREYGFRDLLRQAGELDLSDHVFLGPVLRKLSRLDPGRTENEVFWQWIEGESTKEYATERQSRHRVRGGQRIPALYDFSTAADFYCNILSGIGWIARQLGLKGLVLLIDEAETVTHLWDVIYLTKSINFLEGLVRTAQNDPEVRHISQRMIHNQVRPVPYIYRDPSMLLVFATTPNPYDYGYIRIANRVKQKLELAPLADRALVDLFATLMMTYQRAYPGFDISEFEQKRLFSAAVQSGNEGVRSFIKFCVEGLDVARTRAGGLARRGMVDD, from the coding sequence GTGAAGAGTACTAGGGGAGAGAGGCCAGAGACAAGAGAACCGGGGGTGGGATCAGCAGTCGAAAGTCCGGAGCCCGCTCTTTCTGGCCGCTCGGCACGGCTTGTTTCGCACCCGGTGTTCGGCGAGGGCGAAGTGCTTGACGCACGCTGGCGCGGTACTGAACTGCTGGTGAAGTTCACGAGCGGGCTCAAGCTGTGGCTGCCGACAAGAAGGGTCAGGCTCGTGGCGAAGTTTGACGATGACCTGCTCAAGTTTGGCACCAGCCGATTCCGTTCAATTGACCGAATCCAGGCATGCCGGATGATCGAAGCGTTTCGACTCGGCATCGTGCCGCACCAGGACGTTGAAGCTTTTACCTTTGGTCGAGACCGAGAGATGGGGGTGATTGATGCTGCGCTCCTGCAGCTTGGCCGAGGGCAAGGAGAGGCGTACCTCGTGGAGGGCGACTACGGCACCGGCAAGACCCATCTGCTTGAGTATATTCACCACCGTGCGCTTAAGGCGGGCATGGTCACCAGTCTATGTCAGTTTGACCCACATGAGGTGAGCCCGCATCGGCCCAAGCGGGTGTACCGGGAAATCGTCCACAATCTGCGCTACATCCAGGGTGGCCGGGAGTACGGTTTTCGCGACCTGCTGCGTCAGGCCGGGGAGCTGGACCTTTCCGACCACGTGTTCCTCGGACCAGTACTACGTAAGCTCAGCCGGCTTGACCCGGGGCGAACCGAGAACGAGGTGTTCTGGCAGTGGATTGAGGGTGAAAGCACCAAGGAGTACGCGACCGAGCGGCAGAGCCGGCACCGGGTCAGGGGCGGGCAGCGGATTCCCGCACTCTATGATTTTTCCACCGCGGCCGACTTCTACTGCAACATCCTGTCCGGAATCGGCTGGATTGCACGGCAGCTCGGTCTCAAGGGCCTGGTTCTCCTGATTGACGAGGCCGAGACCGTAACTCACTTGTGGGACGTCATCTATCTAACCAAGAGTATCAACTTTCTGGAGGGCCTTGTCCGGACCGCCCAGAACGACCCTGAGGTCAGGCACATTAGCCAGCGGATGATTCACAATCAGGTGCGACCAGTACCCTACATTTACCGTGACCCCTCGATGCTACTGGTTTTTGCCACGACGCCGAACCCGTACGACTACGGTTACATCAGGATTGCGAATCGTGTGAAGCAGAAGCTTGAGCTCGCACCGCTTGCCGATCGGGCGCTTGTGGACCTGTTCGCCACGCTGATGATGACTTACCAGCGGGCCTATCCCGGCTTCGATATTTCCGAGTTCGAGCAGAAGCGGCTGTTCTCTGCCGCAGTGCAGTCCGGAAATGAGGGTGTCAGGTCGTTCATTAAGTTCTGTGTCGAGGGGTTGGATGTGGCGCGGACCCGGGCAGGGGGGCTGGCCAGACGGGGAATGGTTGACGACTGA
- a CDS encoding BREX system ATP-binding domain-containing protein, translating to MDQQLAKAIISKLGATGTPPEFGIETFTIGLEPYLAVVEEEYLKGILPYNLSSFKLITGNYGGGKTHFLYSVRNLAFRHNYCVAYVSLNPSECPFDRLELVYRAIVANLAAPQPVDRPAPVWEKGIESVVRRWVVQSRKAADRKEVLLRQLDELPVTESTSFSNAVKGAFSALLAEDGEGFSQLVQWLKGEDIAREVRAQYRISERVDKATAFRMLRSLIQWVHAIGYAGLVFLFDEAERGMSISSSRDKRRALDNLRQLVDECGNSRLPGAMFFYAIPDENLLLDGSGGVYEALKQRLRSVFSQTNPVGVRINLEELGIEPVEFLVGLGTKLAELFEAAYGGRLPEEKSRAISILAKRAVSAFMFDISYRRLFVVAAIEAFHRLRAEPGTVIDGKEADRLLRVTSQRLGQADREKVEGEEY from the coding sequence ATGGATCAACAACTGGCCAAGGCGATAATCAGCAAGCTCGGCGCGACCGGCACGCCGCCGGAGTTCGGCATCGAGACTTTCACCATCGGGCTGGAGCCCTATCTTGCCGTTGTGGAAGAGGAGTATCTGAAAGGTATCTTGCCCTACAACCTGTCGAGCTTCAAGCTCATTACCGGCAACTATGGCGGCGGCAAGACACACTTCCTGTATTCGGTACGCAACCTTGCTTTCAGACATAACTACTGCGTTGCATACGTGAGTCTGAATCCGAGCGAGTGTCCTTTTGACCGACTTGAGCTTGTCTATCGTGCGATTGTCGCCAATCTGGCTGCGCCGCAGCCGGTTGACCGGCCGGCGCCAGTTTGGGAGAAGGGTATCGAATCAGTGGTGCGCAGATGGGTGGTGCAGAGTCGGAAGGCTGCGGACCGTAAGGAAGTTCTGCTCCGACAGCTTGATGAGCTGCCCGTGACCGAAAGCACGAGTTTCTCGAACGCAGTCAAGGGCGCGTTTTCGGCGCTGCTGGCTGAGGACGGAGAGGGATTCAGCCAGCTTGTGCAGTGGCTCAAGGGCGAGGACATTGCCCGGGAAGTGAGGGCTCAGTACCGCATTTCCGAGCGGGTTGACAAGGCAACCGCGTTCCGGATGCTGCGTTCGCTGATTCAGTGGGTCCACGCCATCGGGTACGCCGGGCTTGTGTTTCTGTTCGATGAGGCAGAACGGGGAATGTCGATATCATCATCGCGCGACAAGCGCCGTGCCCTTGACAACTTGCGGCAGCTCGTGGACGAGTGCGGCAACTCACGTCTGCCCGGAGCAATGTTCTTCTATGCGATTCCGGACGAGAACCTGCTGCTCGATGGTTCGGGCGGAGTCTACGAGGCGCTGAAGCAGCGGTTGCGCAGCGTGTTCTCCCAGACCAATCCAGTCGGAGTCCGAATCAATCTCGAGGAGTTAGGTATCGAACCGGTTGAGTTCCTGGTTGGGCTCGGGACAAAACTGGCCGAGCTGTTCGAGGCGGCGTACGGCGGGAGGCTGCCAGAGGAGAAAAGTCGGGCGATTTCGATACTGGCGAAGCGGGCGGTTTCGGCGTTCATGTTCGATATCAGTTACCGACGGCTTTTTGTGGTAGCGGCAATCGAGGCATTTCACCGGTTGCGGGCCGAGCCCGGAACGGTGATCGATGGCAAGGAAGCCGACAGGCTGCTGCGCGTTACCAGCCAGCGGCTGGGCCAGGCTGACCGGGAGAAGGTTGAGGGTGAAGAGTACTAG